The genomic region TCATTCCCCAAAACATCCTTCCCATTTCACAAAACATCCTAGGTATCATAACCCTTTTCTTGCCTCTACTTAATAAGGAAGGACATACTTATGTTTATTTGCCCTGATCATCAACTTCTGATACTCTGCAGGTTAGACCATGGGGCAGAGGGCTCTCTATCAAATGTAGGGAGCACTGAGCAGGCACAGCTTCCCCCTCAGTGTGACATTTGGAGCTTACGAGCATCGCTGGAGCTTTGTGGTTCTGACCAAAGCAGCAGTAACAATGATCGTGACTCAGTACGTAGTGATGCAGATAGTGTGAGCTCTTTGAGTGAGCTTCCTAGCCTTTCTTCCCAGGACCTGCCAGATAGTCGACCCTCACGTGGTTCAGAGTCCGATACAGGATCCCGAAAACTACTACAGATGGACAGTGGTTATGCATCTATTGAAGCCCCCTGTCGCTCTGCAGAGGAGCCATGTAGCAGTCCTCGTGACAAAACTGCATCTGAGAAAAGACTGTTTTTTACTTATGCTGGGAGAAAAGGTACTGTCTTTGAGAGTTTGGAAGGTCATTTATATGAGCAAAGTCCTTCAAAAGGGGAAGAAGAAGCTTGGCAGCCACAAGATCTGGCACCACCCCCACGGGAATCCATCTTACAACGTGATTACAGCATTGATGAGAAAACAGATGCACTGTTTAATGAGTTTCTAAGGCATGACCCCCAATATGATGACTCTCCTCTGCGTATGAAGCATCGATCTCGTGCCCATCTTCGCAAACAGTGGCAGAGAACAAAGCAGTATAGTGACCCAGGAGTACGTTATCCCCCAGCACTAGATAGACACCGTGCACAACCACTACGTAGAGGAGACAGTACTAGCTACCTGTCTGACACACGCTACCACAGCACTTTGCCAAGGATTGCAAGCTCCACCGATGAAGAAGGGGTTGATGGCCGTCTGCAAAGCTCTGCTTCACTTACTCCTGAAGACAAAATCCAGGCTATTGAGGAAGAGCCCAGTGAGCATGGGCCATGTCCTGAAGAGCCCTGTCCTGCCCCAGACCCTGATCAAGATTATAGTTATGGACCACAGACCACAGAACTACTCGAAAAGATAGGTGTGGGGTTAGCGGAGCGACTCTACCCCAGTGTACAGAGGACAGCACGTAGTCCTGAAAGACTTTGCACTGTGGCACATATTTCACCAGATCATAGTCCAGTGTAGAACCGCTGAAAAGGGAGGAGAACCCAGGAATCTGTAGCAGGGAGTTAAGATATTTTGTTATTGAACTAGTATAACATTCACTGCTTCCAAACACTGCAGtgccaaataatgtaaaaacagtAATAGCGCACACATTTTGTGTGGTtggaatatatattataatatatatacacttacacacatacCCATATTCTCTCTCCAGCTGCCATACTGTGCTATTTGGACAATAAGCATGACTGTATATACGAGCAGCTCATCTGCAACATGAACACAACATTCCTAGGAACACATACAGCTTGGTGGTTCACATTGCATCATAAGCTGTACAATTTTCTTCCAAGCAATATAAAATTTCTTCCTGACCACTGGATAATATGCACTGCCCTCAGGAATTCTGCACCAGGGAGGTATAGCGGGAAGGTATGTTGCAAAGGCTGCTCTAGCTCTCTTTTCATTTGCTACCATTCTAGATCTCcatatccaaaaaaataaaataaattgagagTCACAAGGAATGATGGAGAAGGAGATGGAAAGCTGCATAATATTGCACCTGTTTTGGGGTGgcgtgtatttatttttttaagcaatttctTGTTTCTGTATATATGGTCAGTTCTTCCCTTGTATTCTCACATTTGCACACTGTGGGGTACATTTCCCATTGATTCCCTTATTAAATtactaattatttattaaactgatCTCACAACCTGAAGGTGTATGTGGGCACGTAAAAgcctttagacaaaaaaaaaaatacttcctatAG from Xenopus laevis strain J_2021 chromosome 1S, Xenopus_laevis_v10.1, whole genome shotgun sequence harbors:
- the cbarp.S gene encoding voltage-dependent calcium channel beta subunit-associated regulatory protein isoform X2, translating into MESERFLCTTSSGRRVSFNEGALSGQERKDREKGRRYTLTEGDFHYLKNARLTFQPLPSLPPTALQILTIHESEGGESSSSGGASETRPPSPSKSNISIYQPPRSSPAPVTRLSLSLSSALPGDMYNSVADTSFMETPVHSPPTLRQSPASANLDSNSRPQDCRGPNIGPSRGHGAVLHFFSRLRRHASLEGASPYLKIKKWKLGNVQRASSLDTRGSPKRHQFQRQRAASESAERDDVIQCIVHTQDTFPSSPGHFISQHGTPPHSLGRLDHGAEGSLSNVGSTEQAQLPPQCDIWSLRASLELCGSDQSSSNNDRDSVRSDADSVSSLSELPSLSSQDLPDSRPSRGSESDTGSRKLLQMDSGYASIEAPCRSAEEPCSSPRDKTASEKRLFFTYAGRKGTVFESLEGHLYEQSPSKGEEEAWQPQDLAPPPRESILQRDYSIDEKTDALFNEFLRHDPQYDDSPLRMKHRSRAHLRKQWQRTKQYSDPGVRYPPALDRHRAQPLRRGDSTSYLSDTRYHSTLPRIASSTDEEGVDGRLQSSASLTPEDKIQAIEEEPSEHGPCPEEPCPAPDPDQDYSYGPQTTELLEKIGVGLAERLYPSVQRTARSPERLCTVAHISPDHSPV